One window of the Spea bombifrons isolate aSpeBom1 chromosome 8, aSpeBom1.2.pri, whole genome shotgun sequence genome contains the following:
- the PAK4 gene encoding serine/threonine-protein kinase PAK 4 isoform X2, which translates to MFAKKKKRVEISAPSNFEHRVHTGFDEQEQKFIGLPRQWQSLIEESAKRPKPLVDPAYITTITHGPQKTIVRGNKLSRDGSLAWLLDEFDTMSVCRSNSLRRDSPPCHPRDERIPLENGASERRARQPREDGGRVPERSRTEHQAKDRHREEQRAAPQQPRGQEPSAKHRPPPPDYPKPPENRGTRSHERTDAKRDFSVPERDYSEPADRVPRRDKEERRPKSAYAGGEGSPQSPRDKRPLSGPSIQTPGTSATERATKPTQQAGRPFNTYPRADTDPSRGTGHQVPDSRSAAQLDSKSPVDRGSSRPQQGHSKPKPPEKPSHAILAQHSSDPQLSRPPQPQPQNPAQPRSPQREPQRVSHEQFRAALQMVVDPGDPRTYLENFIKIGEGSTGIVCIATIQSSGKLVAVKKMDLRKQQRRELLFNEVVIMRDYQHENVVEMHNSYLVGDELWVVMEFLEGGALTDIVTHTRMNEEQIAAVCVSVLKALSVLHAQGVIHRDIKSDSILLTHDGRVKLSDFGFCAQVNKEVPRRKSLVGTPYWMAPELISRLPYGPEVDIWSLGIMVIEMVDGEPPYFNEPPLKAMKMIRDNLPPKLKNVQKVSPLLKGFLDRLLVRDPGQRASANELLKHPFLGKAGPPSCIVPLMRQNRMR; encoded by the exons ATGTTTGCCAAGAAGAAGAAGCGCGTTGAGATCTCGGCGCCCTCAAACTTCGAGCACCGGGTCCACACGGGCTTCGACGAGCAGGAGCAGAAGTTCATCGGACTCCCTCGGCAATGGCAGAGTCTGATCGAGGAGTCGGCCAAGAGGCCCAAGCCGCTGGTGGACCCGGCGTACATCACGACCATCACACACGGCCCGCAGAAG ACCATAGTGCGCGGAAACAAGCTGTCCAGGGACGGCTCCTTGGCCTGGCTCCTCGATGAGTTTGACACCATGTCCGTTTGCCGCTCCAACTCCCTGCGCAGAGACAGCCCCCCGTGTCACCCCCGCGATGAACGGATCCCACTGGAAAATGGCGCCAGCGAGAGACGTGCCAGGCAGCCACGCGAGGACGGTGGCCGAGTGCCGGAAAGGAGCCGGACGGAGCACCAGGCGAAGGACAGGCACAGGGAAGAACAAAGGGCGGCCCCCCAACAACCAAGAGGGCAAGAGCCCAGCGCTAAACACCGTCCGCCCCCACCGGACTATCCCAAGCCCCCTGAGAACAGAGGCACGCGCTCGCACGAGCGGACGGACGCAAAGCGGGACTTCTCGGTGCCCGAGCGCGATTACAGCGAGCCGGCGGACAGAGTGCCGAGACGGGACAAAGAGGAGCGCCGGCCAAAGTCTGCTTACGCAGGAGGCGAGGGCAGCCCGCAGTCCCCCAGAGACAAGCGGCCCCTCTCGGGGCCTAGCATACAAACGCCAGGCACCTCGGCCACCGAGCGGGCCACAAAGCCGACCCAGCAGGCGGGGCGACCGTTTAACACCTACCCAAGGGCCGATACAGACCCTAGCCGAGGGACGGGCCACCAG GTGCCGGATTCTCGCTCCGCGGCGCAGCTGGATTCAAAAAGCCCAGTGGATAGAGGGTCTTCTCGGCCCCAGCAGGGCCATTCGAAACCCAAGCCCCCGGAGAAGCCTTCCCACGCCATCCTCGCCCAGCATAGTTCCGACCCCCAGCTCTCCCGGCCCCCGCAACCCCAGCCGCAGAACCCCGCGCAACCCCGTTCCCCGCAGAGAGAACCGCAGCGGGTGTCGCACGAGCAGTTCCGAGCCGCGTTGCAGATGGTGGTTGACCCCGGTGACCCCAGAACCTACCTGGAGAACTTCATAAAGATTGGCGAGGGCTCCACAGGCATTGTGTGCATCGCCACGATCCAGAGCTCGGGCAAGCTGGTGGCCGTGAAAAAGATGGACCTCCGCAAGCAGCAGCGGAGGGAGCTTCTGTTCAATGAG GTGGTTATAATGAGGGATTACCAGCATGAGAACGTGGTGGAGATGCACAACAGCTACCTGGTGGGAGACGAGCTCTGGGTGGTCATGGAGTTCCTGGAAGGAGGGGCGCTGACTGACATAGTCACCCACACCAG GATGAATGAGGAGCAGATTGCggctgtctgtgtgtctgtcctGAAGGCTCTGTCAGTGCTTCATGCGCAGGGTGTGATACACCGCGACATAAAGAGCGACTCCATACTGCTGACACACGACGGACGG GTGAAGCTCTCGGACTTCGGGTTCTGCGCCCAAGTCAATAAGGAGGTGCCGCGCCGGAAGTCCTTGGTGGGGACCCCGTACTGGATGGCTCCCGAGCTGATCTCCAGGTTGCCCTACGGCCCAGAG GTGGATATTTGGTCCCTGGGAATTATGGTGATCGAGATGGTGGACGGAGAGCCCCCTTATTTTAATGAACCTCCCCTGAAGGCGATGAAGATGATCAGAGACAATTTACCCCCCAAGCTGAAGAACGTGCAGAAG GTGTCTCCGCTGCTAAAGGGATTCCTGGATCGTCTGCTGGTGAGAGACCCCGGCCAGCGCGCCTCGGCCAACGAGCTCCTGAAGCACCCCTTCCTGGGAAAAGCCGGACCACCTTCATGCATCGTCCCGCTGATGAGACAGAATCGCATGAGATGA
- the PAK4 gene encoding serine/threonine-protein kinase PAK 4 isoform X1: protein MVSGGASDGQSPLAAMFAKKKKRVEISAPSNFEHRVHTGFDEQEQKFIGLPRQWQSLIEESAKRPKPLVDPAYITTITHGPQKTIVRGNKLSRDGSLAWLLDEFDTMSVCRSNSLRRDSPPCHPRDERIPLENGASERRARQPREDGGRVPERSRTEHQAKDRHREEQRAAPQQPRGQEPSAKHRPPPPDYPKPPENRGTRSHERTDAKRDFSVPERDYSEPADRVPRRDKEERRPKSAYAGGEGSPQSPRDKRPLSGPSIQTPGTSATERATKPTQQAGRPFNTYPRADTDPSRGTGHQVPDSRSAAQLDSKSPVDRGSSRPQQGHSKPKPPEKPSHAILAQHSSDPQLSRPPQPQPQNPAQPRSPQREPQRVSHEQFRAALQMVVDPGDPRTYLENFIKIGEGSTGIVCIATIQSSGKLVAVKKMDLRKQQRRELLFNEVVIMRDYQHENVVEMHNSYLVGDELWVVMEFLEGGALTDIVTHTRMNEEQIAAVCVSVLKALSVLHAQGVIHRDIKSDSILLTHDGRVKLSDFGFCAQVNKEVPRRKSLVGTPYWMAPELISRLPYGPEVDIWSLGIMVIEMVDGEPPYFNEPPLKAMKMIRDNLPPKLKNVQKVSPLLKGFLDRLLVRDPGQRASANELLKHPFLGKAGPPSCIVPLMRQNRMR, encoded by the exons ATGGTGTCTGGAGGTGCAAGCGATGGTCAGA GTCCGTTAGCAGCCATGTTTGCCAAGAAGAAGAAGCGCGTTGAGATCTCGGCGCCCTCAAACTTCGAGCACCGGGTCCACACGGGCTTCGACGAGCAGGAGCAGAAGTTCATCGGACTCCCTCGGCAATGGCAGAGTCTGATCGAGGAGTCGGCCAAGAGGCCCAAGCCGCTGGTGGACCCGGCGTACATCACGACCATCACACACGGCCCGCAGAAG ACCATAGTGCGCGGAAACAAGCTGTCCAGGGACGGCTCCTTGGCCTGGCTCCTCGATGAGTTTGACACCATGTCCGTTTGCCGCTCCAACTCCCTGCGCAGAGACAGCCCCCCGTGTCACCCCCGCGATGAACGGATCCCACTGGAAAATGGCGCCAGCGAGAGACGTGCCAGGCAGCCACGCGAGGACGGTGGCCGAGTGCCGGAAAGGAGCCGGACGGAGCACCAGGCGAAGGACAGGCACAGGGAAGAACAAAGGGCGGCCCCCCAACAACCAAGAGGGCAAGAGCCCAGCGCTAAACACCGTCCGCCCCCACCGGACTATCCCAAGCCCCCTGAGAACAGAGGCACGCGCTCGCACGAGCGGACGGACGCAAAGCGGGACTTCTCGGTGCCCGAGCGCGATTACAGCGAGCCGGCGGACAGAGTGCCGAGACGGGACAAAGAGGAGCGCCGGCCAAAGTCTGCTTACGCAGGAGGCGAGGGCAGCCCGCAGTCCCCCAGAGACAAGCGGCCCCTCTCGGGGCCTAGCATACAAACGCCAGGCACCTCGGCCACCGAGCGGGCCACAAAGCCGACCCAGCAGGCGGGGCGACCGTTTAACACCTACCCAAGGGCCGATACAGACCCTAGCCGAGGGACGGGCCACCAG GTGCCGGATTCTCGCTCCGCGGCGCAGCTGGATTCAAAAAGCCCAGTGGATAGAGGGTCTTCTCGGCCCCAGCAGGGCCATTCGAAACCCAAGCCCCCGGAGAAGCCTTCCCACGCCATCCTCGCCCAGCATAGTTCCGACCCCCAGCTCTCCCGGCCCCCGCAACCCCAGCCGCAGAACCCCGCGCAACCCCGTTCCCCGCAGAGAGAACCGCAGCGGGTGTCGCACGAGCAGTTCCGAGCCGCGTTGCAGATGGTGGTTGACCCCGGTGACCCCAGAACCTACCTGGAGAACTTCATAAAGATTGGCGAGGGCTCCACAGGCATTGTGTGCATCGCCACGATCCAGAGCTCGGGCAAGCTGGTGGCCGTGAAAAAGATGGACCTCCGCAAGCAGCAGCGGAGGGAGCTTCTGTTCAATGAG GTGGTTATAATGAGGGATTACCAGCATGAGAACGTGGTGGAGATGCACAACAGCTACCTGGTGGGAGACGAGCTCTGGGTGGTCATGGAGTTCCTGGAAGGAGGGGCGCTGACTGACATAGTCACCCACACCAG GATGAATGAGGAGCAGATTGCggctgtctgtgtgtctgtcctGAAGGCTCTGTCAGTGCTTCATGCGCAGGGTGTGATACACCGCGACATAAAGAGCGACTCCATACTGCTGACACACGACGGACGG GTGAAGCTCTCGGACTTCGGGTTCTGCGCCCAAGTCAATAAGGAGGTGCCGCGCCGGAAGTCCTTGGTGGGGACCCCGTACTGGATGGCTCCCGAGCTGATCTCCAGGTTGCCCTACGGCCCAGAG GTGGATATTTGGTCCCTGGGAATTATGGTGATCGAGATGGTGGACGGAGAGCCCCCTTATTTTAATGAACCTCCCCTGAAGGCGATGAAGATGATCAGAGACAATTTACCCCCCAAGCTGAAGAACGTGCAGAAG GTGTCTCCGCTGCTAAAGGGATTCCTGGATCGTCTGCTGGTGAGAGACCCCGGCCAGCGCGCCTCGGCCAACGAGCTCCTGAAGCACCCCTTCCTGGGAAAAGCCGGACCACCTTCATGCATCGTCCCGCTGATGAGACAGAATCGCATGAGATGA